The Capsicum annuum cultivar UCD-10X-F1 chromosome 3, UCD10Xv1.1, whole genome shotgun sequence genomic sequence gaCGACGATCTTTACGTTGTTGCTCTTCGTTTTAGACTAGTCAGACAGCAAAGGCATTACATGTCTTCTGGTATCGCTTCTCTTCTCTATTTGTCCTATGCAATATTAATGTTATTCTGCTCGACGAGATAAATTTAGAATTTAATCTTTATGAATTCAAAAGTTTCACTAAACGCATAGTATAATATTTATAGTACTTAGTTGAGACTTGGTCCCATATCCTGATCCCCTTATTTCATCAAAATGTTTGACATGTTTTTTTAGCTGAGAGTCTTTTATAAACAATCTTTCTATCTCTacgaggtagaggtaaggtctgtaGTCGCTCTATTCTTTCTAAATTTGACTTGTAGGATTACAttggatatattgttgttgttgttagatgAGGCTTTACCTTGTGGGTGATTATTCGGTGATGTCTTTGATTTcgaatatttataaataatttataatattaccTTCTGggtataacaacaacaacaaacccagtgtattcccacatagtgaggtctggggagggtaagatgtatgcagtccatacctttaactctaaagaagtagaaagactgtttccgatagaccttcTAGctgtcttattttatttattatctagCGTTGTGTGTCTGATTTTTgttgtgtgtttttatgtttttcgtttgtttgtttgattatactgttatctgtcctgagacaggggtctatcgaaaacaacttcatctgaggtagtggtatggacccTCTCCtgacttgttgttgttgttaaaacttaaaactaaaaaagagCATATTCAAGTTAAATTAGCTTAGaggtaattcaattacaaacgAAAGAGTAAATCACATTATCTTTATTCCCACTTATAGTTAGATGTGTAATTACGCACAATAATTTACATCTATTTGTGAATACTCTTAATTAgaaatcaattagaaaaataattatccaGACGAGTATTAGATTTCTTGTACGTATGTTATCTTATCTTCATTCCCACTAATAATTAAATGTGTAATTACATATGCACACTAAAATTTAATTTGTGAATACTCTTAGTTAGAAATCAATTGGAAAAATAATTATCTGGACGAGTATTAATTTCTTGTACGTATGTCATCTTTTGTGGAGATATAACTATTATTAGAgccaccaacatgggttgtggtgcagtagaTAGGGTTGtttcacccttaaccagaggtcaaggattcgaccctgggtatggagaaaactctgttggaagcgctgccaccttaatgggccctgcaacgcgcaaTCCAGATTAGTCGGGGTTCCAATGCGAGcaccggatgggaaaccaaaaaaactATTATTAGAGCCAAAACTTCAAGATGAAATCCATCATCTTTTCAAAACCTATCATATCAAATTCGATCATCAAGAATTAAAtgatatttgtatatatgtatgtatgtacgtatGTGTATTAATACGTATACACGTGCACGCGCACACACACATCCCCACGCACGCGCGCCGCGCGCACACATGTGTATGTACATATATGTGAagaatgtatatgtatatgtgagTGCAAGTCCAATATATATACTTCCATTGATTGGGCATATATGTCTTTTTGAATCGTTTTCTATCTCACCATGATAATAATGAATCAGATGTgttcaagaaattcactaaccatGATGGCAAGTTCAAGGAAACTCTTACTAAAGATGTGTTAGGATTATTAAGTTTATACGAAGCAGCACATGTAAGAGTACACCATGAAGACATTCTTGAAGAAGCTCTAACTTTTACCACCACTCATCTCGAGTCCATGGGCCCTAAATTGGACAACTCACTCAAGGCCCAAGTTAGTGAAGCCTTGATCCGGCCCATTCATACAAATGTACCAAGAGTGGCAGCAAGAAAATACATGCCTATATACGAAAACATCGAATCACATGATGGTTTGCTTTTGAAATTTGCAAAATTGGATTTCCACATTTTGCAAAAGGTGCATCAAAGAGAGCTTAGCGAACTTACAAGGTATGTACATGTATAAATATCCTCTTTAACAAATCGTACGAATATGGTATACAGTTCGTGTGATATAATATACatcttatatacatatataggtgGTGGAAAGATCTCGATCATGcaaataaatatccatatgcaaGAGACAAATTGGTGGAGTGTTACTATTGGGCAATAGGGGTGTATTTTAGGCCTGAACAAAGACATGCAAGAAGAACGATAACAAAATTAATCGTTATCATCACCATCACCGATGATCTCTATGATGCTTATGCAACTTATGACGAACTTGTGCCTTTCACCGAAGCAATTGAGAGGTGAATAACTATATGTATAAACTTAATTACTCCACGCTACCTTGTTGAGTAAGTAAGAAATATATAAGTGTTATTTATGCTTGTGCAGATGTGACATTAGTGCTTTGGATTTGATATCGCCCTATATGAGACCTCTTTATCAAgtctttttagattattttgatgaaatggaagaGGAATTGGCCAAACGTGGTATAGCAGACTATGTTAACTATGCAAAACTTGAGGTAATTAAGCtttctatatatgtatgaatatgtatatatgtatggaaATGTATCTGTACACacatatataatgtatatatacgtatacacacacatataaccCTTGTAATATGCATTTTCAGACGAATAAGTGGACGAAAAGCTATCTTAAGGAAGCGGAATGGTTGAGAGATGGCGTTATTCCAAAATGTGAGGACTACAAGAGAAATGCTACTATAACAGTTTCCAATCAGTTGATTCTGATAACTTGTTTGATTGTTGCTGAGGAATTTATATCCAAAGAGACTTTCGAATGGGTAATAAATGAGTCTCTTGTTCTTCCAGCTTCATCAATAATCAACAGATTGAAGGACGATATTATTGGACATGAAGtaagtatatatacatattatttgaactcaataaaacAAATGTTGAAACATCATACTATACTAAAATGTATTATATTTGATGTAGCACGAACAACAAAGAGAACATGGAGCTTCATTCATCGAATGCTACATGAAAGAATATAGAGCTTCAGAACACGAGGCGTGTGGTGAGGCTTGGAGGCAAATCGCGAATGCATGGAAAGACATAAACGTGGAGTATTTACGTGCTACTAAAGTACCAACGTTTGTCCTGGAACCTGCCTTAAATCTTTCACGCGTCGTATATATTCTCCAAAAAGATGATTTTACAGATTCACAAAGCTTCCTTAAAGACGTAATCACCATGATGTTTGTGGACTCTGTCTATAGTACATCATAAATGTACATTTGAAGCAATTTTTTTTGGGAGGGGGGGTTGCTGCTTTAATTCTATTAATGTTTGCATGAGTTCTGTATTTTCACTCATATTTCTTCTACTCTATTTGAATAGTTGTTATGTATTATTTCCTAATGTGTCGTATTGTATGGTATTTTGTTGTATTGTTTTAATGATCAATAAAGTGTTTGAATAGATTGTGTCGTTTTCCGTTGTTATAGAATGTTGCATCCATATTTGCCCCGGGGCAGATCTATGTGGAATTTTGTGGTGCTCCGGCATCCGTTAAATAAACCCGACGCAGAGACTAGGTATAATTATGAAGCAATATATAAAAATTGACATAGGATTGACAAAAGCATCTTGCAAACCCAGAAGACAGTTGGGTGCTTTGGTTTTCAGGCAAAATTTTAAAGCTTCGCCGCTCATCATTccatttttttaactaaaaaaaagtgTGTGCGCGCGCATTTGTACTATGTCATCTTTAACAACTTATGTTAAAAGAAAATAAGGCACCCACGATTCCTAAATCTTGGGTCCGTCACTGTACTATATGTATATTTGCCTTAACAGTTCTGAATTTCTGCTgcatgaagaaattaattaagacTGTGACATATGAAGCTCATGAGTGAAAACATAATTCTATGTGAATTTCATCATTAAAGATGATTATGTGGTAGCCTGATGAATCACCAACAACATAGGGGGTTTTCTCAGAGGCCGAGTCAGCCCTTTTTAGGGGTTCTTCCGAACCCTgttcgacggaaaaatatactatttatacatgactaaaattatttttatgtagttatagtaggtgttgaactcccttcgacttaattttctttgaatattgatgtcacgatccaaatggccatgagtggcacccacactaacctTCCTATGGGAGAACTATCTAAATCAAACTATTACCCAAttacttagtcaatattaaaagaatat encodes the following:
- the LOC107864345 gene encoding sesquiterpene synthase 14b, yielding MSQLAMMDTTIKRPLANYHKSVWGEYFLSYTPQLTEISSQEKDEVEELKEKVRQMLVETPDNSIQKLVLIDAIQRLGVGYHFENEIKTSIQNIFDESEQNKNENDDDDLYVVALRFRLVRQQRHYMSSDVFKKFTNHDGKFKETLTKDVLGLLSLYEAAHVRVHHEDILEEALTFTTTHLESMGPKLDNSLKAQVSEALIRPIHTNVPRVAARKYMPIYENIESHDGLLLKFAKLDFHILQKVHQRELSELTRWWKDLDHANKYPYARDKLVECYYWAIGVYFRPEQRHARRTITKLIVIITITDDLYDAYATYDELVPFTEAIERCDISALDLISPYMRPLYQVFLDYFDEMEEELAKRGIADYVNYAKLETNKWTKSYLKEAEWLRDGVIPKCEDYKRNATITVSNQLILITCLIVAEEFISKETFEWVINESLVLPASSIINRLKDDIIGHEHEQQREHGASFIECYMKEYRASEHEACGEAWRQIANAWKDINVEYLRATKVPTFVLEPALNLSRVVYILQKDDFTDSQSFLKDVITMMFVDSVYSTS